The Arthrobacter oryzae DNA window AGGCGATGTAACCTTCGGCCTTCAGGATGTCGGCGACGCGTGCCTTGAGCTTGCTGTACGGCATAGTCACGGTGTCGTGGTATGCCGAGTTTGCGTTGCGCAGACGCGTAAGCATGTCTGCGACGGGATCTGTCATGGTCATGTTGGGCTCTTGCCCTTCCTCATAACGGTTTCCGCCCTGCCATCCCCCAAGGGAAGCGGCAAGGCCGGACCTTCTATGTAGCTAGATTAAGCTTCGGTCTTGAACGGGAAACCAAGCGCCTTGAGCAGCGCGCGGCCTTCGTCGTCGGTCTTGGCAGTGGTCACGACGGTGATGTCCATACCGCGCACGCGGTCGATGGAATCCTGGTCGATCTCGTGGAACATAACCTGCTCGGTCAGACCGAAGGTGTAGTTGCCGTTGCCATCGAACTGCTTGCCACTGAGGCCCCGGAAGTCACGGATACGCGGCAGAGCCAGCGTGACCAGACGGTCCAGGAATTCCCACATGCGGTCTCCACGCAGAGTTGCGTGTGCACCGATGGGCATGCCTTCGCGCAGCTTGAACTGTGCGATCGACTTACGGGCCTTGGTTACCTGCGGCTTCTGACCGGTGATCAGGGTCAGATCGCGGACAGCGCCGTCGATCAGCTTGGAGTCCTTGGCGGCATCTCCAACACCCATGTTCACTACGACCTTGACCAGACGGGGAACCTGGTTGACGTTTTCGTACTTGAATTCCTCAATGAGCGTGCTCTTGATGGAATCCGCGTACTTGGTCTTCAGACGAGGAACGATCTTGCTTGCCGGAGTCTCGAGAGTCTCAGTCATTAGATGTCCTTCCCGGAGCTCTTGGCCACGCGTACGCGCACTTCACGCTTCTTGCCGTTACGCTCAACGGTCTCGGTACGGAAACCGACGCGAGTGGGCTTCTTGGTGGAGGGGTCAACCAGGGCCACGTTGGAGATGTGGATGGAAGCCTCTACGACCTCGATGCCACCGGTCTTGGTGCCGCGCTGCGACTGACCGACCTTGGTGTGCTTGGTTACGCGGTTAATGCCTTCAACCAACACGCGGTTGGAATCCGGGAACACGCGCAGAACCTTGCCCTGCTTGCCACGGTCGCCGCCGCGCTCAGCCTTGGCGCCAGTGATGACCTGAACGAGGTCACCCTTTTTGATCTTAGCCATGGACTAGAGCACCTCCGGAGCCAGAGAAACGATCTTCATGAACTTCTTGTCACGCAGTTCACGACCAACCGGTCCGAAGATACGGGTACCGCGGGGGTCACCGTCGTTCTTCAGGATCACAGCTGCGTTCTCGTCAAACTTGATGTAGGAACCATCCGCACGGCGGCGTTCCTTCTTGGTACGGACGATGACAGCCTTGACGACATCGCCCTTCTTTACGTTGCCGCCCGGAATTGCGTCCTTGACGGTAGCGACGATGACGTCGCCAATGCCTGCGTAGCGACGGCCAGATCCACCGAGAACGCGAATGGTAAGGATTTCCTTAGCACCCGTGTTGTCGGCGACCTTGAGTCGCGACTCCTGCTGAATCACTATTTACTCCTTGCGTCGCGCTGGTTCTCAGACCGAAAATCTTCCTACGGAATGAGCCTTGCGGAACGGTTGATCGGGGTGTCTCTTGACCTGCCTGGATTTTGCCAGACCAGGCCTAAACTCCCGTGCCAAAAACATTTGCTTCCCAAACGATCCCGACGGATCGGGGCGCAAGGGGGCACTATGCCGTGGCACGATTGTTTACGAGGTTGATGACAGCGCACGAACGGCGCCATACAAACTCAAAATCTTAGCACGTTTTGGGCCAATCCCCATATCACAGGTAGGTGGCCGGTAGCCTACTCCCCCGCGTCCCGCTTCCTTGCTTAACGGAGAAACCCCCGCTCCCGGAACGGGAACAGGGGTTTCTCGCGCAAACCTGGCAGCAAAGCTGCAGGTGTTACTTGGCCTTCTCGAGGATCTCCACCAGGCGCCACCGCTTGGTAGCGGAGAGCGGGCGGGTCTCGGCGAGGAGAACGAGGTCGCCGATGCCGGCGGTGTTCTCTTCGTCGTGAGCCTTGATCTTCGTGTTGCGGCGGATGACCTTGCCGTAAAGGGCGTGCTTCACGCGGTCTTCAACCTGGACAACGATGGTCTTTTCCATCTTGTCCGAGACGACGTAGCCGCGCTTCGTCTTACGGTAACCGCGCTCGTCAGCCTTGGCTGCGTCGGAAACAGTTTCCGTCACGTTCTCGTCCTTTTCACTCACTTGGCATCCTCCTCGGTCTCAACCGTTTCAGCCTTTTCGGCCTTCTTGGTTGCAGCCTTCTTGGATTTCTTTTCTTCCTTGGCTTCCACAACCGGTGCGGCAACCTCGGCACGAATGCCCAGCTCGCGCTCACGGAGAACGGTGTAGATGCGTGCGATGTCCTTCTTTACCGCGCGCAGACGACCGTGGTTCTCCAGCTGACCGGTGGCGGACTGGAAACGCAGGTTGAACAGCTCTTCCTTGGACTTGCGGAGTTCTTCAACGAGACGCTCGTTGTCGAAACCGTCCAGCTGCGCGGGTGCGAGATCCTTCGACCCTACTGCCATTTCTACTCACCACCTTCGCGACGCACAATGCGTGCCTTCAACGGCAGCTTGTGGATTGCCAGGCGCAGGGCCTCGCGAGCTACCTCTTCACTGACACCGGAGAGTTCGAAGAGAACCCGGCCCGGCTTGACGTTTGAGACCCACCATTCCGGAGAACCCTTACCGGAACCCATACGGGTTTCAGCAGGCTTCTTCGTCAGCGGACGGTCCGGGTAGATGTTGATCCAGACCTTGCCGCCACGCTTGATGTGGCGGGTCATCGCGATACGGGCAGATTCGATCTGACGGTTGGTGACGTATGCCGGGCTCAGAGCCTGGATACCCCACTCACCGAAGGAGACCTTGGTGCCGCCCGTAGCAGCGCCGGAACGACCCGGGTGGTGCTGCTTGC harbors:
- the rplE gene encoding 50S ribosomal protein L5; amino-acid sequence: MTETLETPASKIVPRLKTKYADSIKSTLIEEFKYENVNQVPRLVKVVVNMGVGDAAKDSKLIDGAVRDLTLITGQKPQVTKARKSIAQFKLREGMPIGAHATLRGDRMWEFLDRLVTLALPRIRDFRGLSGKQFDGNGNYTFGLTEQVMFHEIDQDSIDRVRGMDITVVTTAKTDDEGRALLKALGFPFKTEA
- the rplX gene encoding 50S ribosomal protein L24 — encoded protein: MAKIKKGDLVQVITGAKAERGGDRGKQGKVLRVFPDSNRVLVEGINRVTKHTKVGQSQRGTKTGGIEVVEASIHISNVALVDPSTKKPTRVGFRTETVERNGKKREVRVRVAKSSGKDI
- the rplN gene encoding 50S ribosomal protein L14 yields the protein MIQQESRLKVADNTGAKEILTIRVLGGSGRRYAGIGDVIVATVKDAIPGGNVKKGDVVKAVIVRTKKERRRADGSYIKFDENAAVILKNDGDPRGTRIFGPVGRELRDKKFMKIVSLAPEVL
- the rpsQ gene encoding 30S ribosomal protein S17 encodes the protein MSEKDENVTETVSDAAKADERGYRKTKRGYVVSDKMEKTIVVQVEDRVKHALYGKVIRRNTKIKAHDEENTAGIGDLVLLAETRPLSATKRWRLVEILEKAK
- the rpmC gene encoding 50S ribosomal protein L29, with protein sequence MAVGSKDLAPAQLDGFDNERLVEELRKSKEELFNLRFQSATGQLENHGRLRAVKKDIARIYTVLRERELGIRAEVAAPVVEAKEEKKSKKAATKKAEKAETVETEEDAK
- the rplP gene encoding 50S ribosomal protein L16, with amino-acid sequence MLIPRRVKHRKQHHPGRSGAATGGTKVSFGEWGIQALSPAYVTNRQIESARIAMTRHIKRGGKVWINIYPDRPLTKKPAETRMGSGKGSPEWWVSNVKPGRVLFELSGVSEEVAREALRLAIHKLPLKARIVRREGGE